One genomic region from Spirosoma sp. KCTC 42546 encodes:
- a CDS encoding class I SAM-dependent methyltransferase — MIGRSEEYAKMFQLEGQLWWYRSLHERVEQALQTQFGSRRDIRILDAGCGTGGMLDFLRHKGYTILQGIDGSADAVEFCHERGFSVTLLDLTKLASFEPEVQYDVIICNDVFCYFTEADLPPLLSALRHRLKSNGILVSNNNAFSVFEGQHDIAVGIIRRFVLADFEYLLPQAGLIINYATYWSFVLSPVILLIRQWQRLQLKLGWQKPEDAKSDVYLPSAWINETLYHIAKTEQKLLSRTPFGSSLFIIVGKS, encoded by the coding sequence CAGTTGGAAGGCCAGCTATGGTGGTATCGTAGTTTGCACGAACGGGTCGAGCAGGCTCTGCAAACTCAGTTTGGCAGTCGACGCGACATTCGAATTTTAGACGCAGGTTGTGGTACCGGTGGTATGCTGGATTTTCTACGTCATAAGGGCTATACGATCCTTCAGGGAATTGATGGATCCGCTGATGCTGTGGAGTTTTGCCACGAACGCGGTTTTTCGGTTACGCTATTGGATTTGACAAAACTGGCTAGCTTTGAACCAGAGGTCCAATATGATGTAATTATCTGTAATGATGTGTTCTGTTATTTTACCGAGGCTGATTTGCCACCACTCTTATCTGCTTTGAGGCATCGGTTAAAATCCAATGGTATTTTAGTAAGCAACAATAATGCGTTCAGCGTATTTGAAGGACAACACGATATTGCTGTTGGCATCATTAGGCGGTTTGTTCTGGCTGATTTTGAGTACCTACTACCACAGGCTGGCTTGATTATAAACTACGCCACGTATTGGAGTTTTGTGCTTTCGCCTGTGATTTTGCTAATTCGCCAATGGCAACGATTACAATTGAAACTTGGCTGGCAAAAGCCTGAAGATGCGAAGTCAGATGTCTACCTCCCGAGTGCCTGGATCAATGAAACCCTCTATCATATTGCTAAGACTGAACAAAAACTTCTGAGCCGAACCCCGTTCGGCAGTTCTCTGTTTATAATAGTCGGTAAGTCATGA
- a CDS encoding riboflavin synthase: protein MFTGIVETTGRVSAIESEGTNLTFRIDSSLASELKIDQSVSHNGVCLTVTSVSDGSYTVTAVDETLKKTNLGHVKPGDRINLERCMPANGRFDGHIVQGHVDQTGICTAIQDLNGSWLFDFQYQPDTSGNVTVEKGSICINGVSLTVFNSQTDRFRVTIIPYTYEHTTFSDLNVGDTVNLEFDIIGKYIKKMLGGYQ, encoded by the coding sequence ATGTTTACTGGTATTGTTGAAACAACTGGCCGGGTATCGGCAATTGAATCAGAAGGAACCAACCTGACGTTTCGGATCGATTCATCGTTGGCTTCTGAGTTGAAAATTGATCAAAGTGTGAGTCATAATGGGGTTTGCCTAACGGTTACCAGTGTGAGCGATGGAAGCTACACCGTGACGGCCGTGGATGAAACACTCAAAAAAACCAACCTGGGACACGTAAAACCTGGGGATCGGATTAACCTTGAGCGCTGTATGCCCGCGAATGGTCGGTTCGATGGCCACATTGTGCAGGGGCATGTTGACCAGACTGGTATTTGTACAGCAATTCAGGATTTAAATGGTAGCTGGTTATTCGATTTTCAGTATCAACCCGATACTTCCGGCAATGTGACCGTCGAAAAAGGGTCTATTTGTATCAATGGCGTCAGTTTAACCGTTTTTAATTCACAAACTGATCGTTTTCGGGTAACTATTATTCCGTATACGTATGAGCACACCACATTTAGCGATCTCAACGTTGGTGATACGGTCAACCTAGAGTTCGATATTATTGGGAAGTATATCAAAAAAATGCTCGGTGGCTATCAATAA
- a CDS encoding PASTA domain-containing protein: MTKISTRSFSDLLINIGIILALVAVLFLAFFFVYLPFTTNHGQTITVPDVTKLSFDEMQNLLDDRDLRYEVSDCTFVAGAQPLTVIQQYPRANAKVKEGRKIYLTITKRVAPMVPMPKLVDLTLRSAELNLKSLGLEIGEPIYVPDVAKNSVLRQLYNGKEIAPGTPVPKGAKIDLEIGDGLGSTMFEIPNVVGLPLDEAEAAIRGSNLKVGTKISVDDPEKEVGTVTKQRPEAKSGERIRVGETMDLWIVGPIEPNQ; encoded by the coding sequence ATGACTAAAATCAGCACCCGCTCCTTTTCTGACCTGCTGATTAATATTGGCATTATCTTAGCCCTGGTGGCTGTTCTATTTCTGGCCTTTTTCTTTGTTTACCTGCCCTTTACAACCAATCACGGGCAGACGATCACTGTACCCGATGTAACAAAGCTTAGTTTCGATGAGATGCAGAATCTTCTGGATGATCGCGACCTTCGGTATGAGGTCAGTGATTGTACGTTTGTAGCCGGAGCACAGCCGCTAACGGTTATTCAGCAGTATCCACGGGCTAATGCGAAAGTGAAAGAAGGTCGTAAAATATATTTGACCATTACAAAACGAGTAGCGCCAATGGTGCCAATGCCTAAGCTCGTGGACCTGACACTTCGTAGTGCCGAGTTAAACCTGAAGTCCTTGGGGCTGGAAATAGGAGAGCCAATTTACGTGCCTGATGTAGCCAAAAATTCGGTGCTTCGGCAGCTTTATAACGGCAAAGAAATTGCCCCTGGAACCCCCGTTCCCAAAGGAGCAAAGATTGATCTGGAAATTGGGGATGGCCTCGGAAGTACGATGTTTGAGATTCCGAACGTTGTAGGATTACCCCTCGACGAAGCCGAAGCCGCTATTCGTGGTTCTAATTTGAAAGTTGGCACGAAAATTTCCGTTGATGACCCGGAGAAGGAAGTCGGCACCGTGACCAAGCAACGACCCGAAGCCAAGTCTGGTGAACGTATTCGCGTTGGCGAAACAATGGATTTGTGGATCGTGGGGCCAATTGAGCCGAACCAATAA